A stretch of Desulfuromonas acetoxidans DSM 684 DNA encodes these proteins:
- a CDS encoding 4Fe-4S binding protein, translated as MKLAIASGKGGTGKTTLSVALAQVADRPVQLLDCDVEEPNSHLFFEQAATDCEIVTVPVPRIDEQRCQHCGACGEFCAFNALACLPTETVLFEGLCHSCGGCRLVCPHDAISEQQQRIGVIRKARHGKIDLFSGVLDVGLAMSPPLIRALKRHQNDETLILLDCPPGTSCPLSTTIQDADMVLLITEPTPFGLHDLEIAVETVRQLKRPIAVIINRSDLGDNSVTNYCRRERIPVLLQLPYEKRVAVAYSRGEGLLDALPGLETQLEIVLQHAEKLYRESLS; from the coding sequence ATGAAACTGGCCATCGCCTCCGGAAAAGGGGGAACCGGCAAAACGACGCTGTCCGTTGCTCTGGCCCAGGTCGCTGACAGACCGGTTCAACTGCTCGATTGCGATGTCGAGGAACCCAACAGCCATCTGTTTTTTGAGCAGGCCGCGACAGATTGTGAAATTGTCACGGTGCCGGTGCCACGCATTGATGAACAACGCTGCCAGCATTGTGGCGCGTGTGGTGAGTTTTGCGCATTTAATGCTCTGGCCTGCCTGCCGACGGAAACGGTTCTATTTGAAGGGCTGTGCCACAGCTGTGGCGGCTGCCGTCTGGTTTGCCCCCACGATGCCATCAGCGAACAGCAGCAACGCATCGGCGTAATCCGCAAAGCCCGCCACGGCAAGATCGACCTGTTCAGCGGTGTGCTGGATGTCGGGCTGGCCATGTCACCACCACTGATTCGCGCTCTGAAGCGCCATCAAAACGACGAGACGTTGATCCTGCTTGATTGTCCACCGGGCACATCCTGCCCGTTGTCGACCACCATTCAGGATGCGGACATGGTCCTGCTGATCACCGAGCCGACTCCGTTCGGCCTGCATGATCTGGAGATTGCCGTCGAAACAGTGCGTCAACTCAAACGCCCCATCGCCGTGATCATTAACCGCAGCGATCTCGGCGACAACAGCGTTACTAACTATTGTCGCCGAGAAAGGATCCCGGTTTTACTGCAGTTGCCGTATGAAAAACGGGTGGCCGTGGCGTATTCGCGCGGCGAAGGGCTGCTTGACGCCCTGCCCGGCCTGGAGACGCAACTTGAAATTGTACTGCAACATGCCGAGAAACTGTATCGGGAGAGTCTGTCATGA
- a CDS encoding ATP-binding protein encodes MKELTIISGKGGTGKTSLTAALADLADDCVIADCDVDAANLHLLLSPQVDHCHEFISGTIAVIDEQGCTQCGECQRLCRFGGISATPPYTIQPSGCEGCGVCARFCPQQVITMEPRRCGEWYQSHTEQGAMIHARLDVGAENSGKLVSLVREQAHQWAKAHNIPLLLIDGPPGIGCPVIASITGADHVLIVTEPTLSGLHDMERIIDLLEHFSIPGSLCINRWDINPNMTRQIRDAAARRHVDCVGLIPFDRHMVNAQLKAQPVVRQHDSIAAMAIRDLWNNLNGLVTVLEPSNLLPKNQESRV; translated from the coding sequence ATGAAAGAACTGACTATCATCAGTGGTAAGGGCGGCACGGGCAAAACCAGCCTGACCGCAGCTCTGGCCGATCTTGCTGACGACTGCGTCATCGCCGACTGCGACGTGGATGCGGCCAATCTCCATCTACTGCTGTCACCGCAAGTTGACCACTGTCATGAATTTATCAGCGGCACCATTGCGGTGATCGACGAACAAGGGTGCACCCAATGTGGTGAATGCCAACGTTTGTGCCGATTTGGCGGCATCAGCGCCACACCACCCTACACCATTCAGCCGTCCGGCTGTGAAGGCTGCGGAGTGTGTGCCCGTTTCTGCCCGCAACAGGTCATCACCATGGAACCACGCCGCTGCGGTGAATGGTATCAGTCTCACACCGAGCAAGGCGCGATGATCCATGCTCGGCTTGATGTCGGCGCCGAAAACTCCGGAAAACTGGTCAGTCTGGTCCGCGAGCAGGCACATCAATGGGCAAAGGCACACAACATCCCCCTGTTGCTGATCGACGGCCCCCCAGGGATTGGTTGTCCGGTTATCGCTTCCATCACCGGCGCCGACCATGTGTTGATCGTGACTGAACCCACCCTGTCGGGGTTACACGACATGGAGCGAATTATTGACTTGCTGGAACATTTTTCCATCCCCGGCAGCCTGTGTATCAACCGCTGGGACATCAACCCCAACATGACCCGGCAGATTCGCGACGCGGCAGCCCGTCGCCATGTAGACTGCGTCGGTCTGATCCCGTTTGATCGCCATATGGTCAACGCCCAGCTCAAGGCCCAACCAGTGGTCCGCCAGCACGACAGCATTGCCGCCATGGCCATTCGCGATCTATGGAATAACCTCAACGGTCTTGTAACCGTTCTTGAACCCTCAAACCTCTTACCGAAAAACCAGGAGTCTCGTGTATGA
- a CDS encoding NifB/NifX family molybdenum-iron cluster-binding protein, which produces MKIAIPTAEGKLTPHFGHCEKFAIVTVDENAEIGSPEFITPPPHEPGVLPQWLAEKQVTLIIAGGMGQRAQQLFDNNGIQVITGAPAELPQVLVQQHLNGSLTTGINLCDH; this is translated from the coding sequence ATGAAAATCGCTATCCCTACAGCCGAAGGCAAACTAACCCCCCATTTCGGCCACTGTGAAAAATTTGCCATTGTCACTGTCGACGAAAATGCCGAAATCGGCAGCCCTGAATTTATCACCCCGCCGCCACATGAGCCGGGTGTTCTGCCGCAATGGCTGGCTGAAAAGCAGGTCACTCTGATCATTGCCGGCGGCATGGGCCAACGTGCCCAGCAGTTATTTGACAACAACGGCATTCAGGTCATTACCGGCGCACCTGCCGAACTGCCTCAAGTGTTGGTCCAACAACATCTCAACGGCAGCCTGACCACCGGGATCAATCTCTGTGACCATTGA
- a CDS encoding PaaI family thioesterase gives MTIDLATATGQGQGHQHCIMCGEHNPLSLKLSFSDDGQGGVHTSFRGSPWLQGYQSLLHGGIICSLLDSAMTHCLFAHRIKAVTGELKIRFVQPVPAEATLQLSARITHSLPPVYRVEAQLHQENCLMARADAKFMQFDALPNGADQPAR, from the coding sequence GTGACCATTGATCTGGCAACAGCCACCGGTCAAGGTCAAGGGCATCAACACTGCATTATGTGTGGTGAGCACAATCCGCTGTCGCTGAAACTTTCGTTCAGCGACGACGGTCAGGGAGGTGTCCACACCTCTTTTCGCGGTTCGCCGTGGCTACAGGGCTACCAGAGCCTGCTCCACGGCGGCATCATCTGTTCCCTGCTCGATAGCGCCATGACCCACTGCCTGTTCGCCCATCGCATTAAGGCGGTGACCGGAGAATTGAAAATCCGTTTTGTTCAGCCGGTCCCCGCCGAAGCCACTCTGCAGTTGTCGGCGCGCATCACCCACAGCCTGCCACCTGTTTATCGAGTCGAGGCGCAACTCCACCAGGAGAACTGCCTGATGGCACGCGCCGATGCGAAGTTTATGCAATTCGATGCCCTGCCAAACGGGGCGGACCAGCCTGCCCGTTAA
- the rplU gene encoding 50S ribosomal protein L21, with amino-acid sequence MYAVIKTGGKQYKVSEGDTVKIEKIAGSVGETIELSEVLMVGGEEVKIGAPLLPGAKVTARIVEQGKDKKVLVFKSKRRKGFRKTYGHRQPITRLMITGIEA; translated from the coding sequence ATGTATGCGGTGATCAAGACCGGAGGAAAACAATACAAAGTATCCGAAGGTGACACAGTAAAAATTGAAAAAATCGCCGGTTCTGTGGGTGAAACCATCGAACTGAGCGAGGTCCTCATGGTCGGCGGAGAAGAGGTAAAAATCGGAGCACCTCTATTGCCAGGCGCAAAGGTTACAGCTCGCATTGTCGAGCAGGGCAAGGACAAAAAAGTTCTCGTCTTCAAATCCAAGCGTCGCAAGGGCTTTCGCAAGACCTATGGACACCGTCAACCCATCACTCGTCTGATGATTACAGGCATTGAGGCTTAA
- the rpmA gene encoding 50S ribosomal protein L27, with translation MAHKKAGGSSKNGRDSVGKRLGVKRFGGQEVTAGSILVRQRGTTFHPGNNVGCGKDYTLFALIDGVVKFERKDKKRQKISVYAN, from the coding sequence ATGGCTCACAAAAAAGCGGGCGGCAGTTCCAAGAACGGTCGCGACAGTGTTGGTAAGCGCCTTGGCGTCAAGCGATTCGGTGGTCAGGAAGTGACAGCCGGTTCCATCCTGGTACGTCAGCGTGGGACCACGTTCCACCCAGGTAACAATGTTGGTTGCGGCAAGGATTATACCCTGTTCGCCCTGATCGACGGCGTTGTCAAGTTTGAACGCAAAGACAAGAAGCGTCAGAAAATTTCTGTTTACGCCAACTAG